AATTAGACCTTGAATAAGTACACACACTTCACCAACAAATCATCCAACTTTTGTTTAGCTATCCAAATACTTCTTTCTGATTAGGAGTTCCGCCTTTATAAAagtaaatacattttaaaactttgttattagaaaatctgaaatttttatgtttgacACTGCTGTGGTTTGGTTGTTGTTGCAGGTTGCAGATGAAATAATTTCGGATTTTGCAACTATTAAGCAGAACTCGGAGAAGCCTTTGAACGACAATGAGGTATATATATCAAGATGGAAAATTTGATTATAATTATGGAAGCAAATACATAAAGCTGTAACTGCATTCCTTCTAATGATCAAATATTAGTATAACGAGAAGAACATAAGGCGGAGAGTGTATGATGCACTCAATGTGTTCATGGCTTTGGATATTATCGCTAGGGATAAAAAGGAAATCCGTTGGAAAGGCCTTCCCATTACTTGTAAAAAGGATGTGGAAGAAGTTAAGGTGTTGTCTCTAAGCTATGCCTTTGGATTTTCTTGCTCTTGCTCTTTGTCACTAATCTTTGGATACTTTTATTTGCAGATGGATCGAAATAAGATTATGAATAGTGTGCAAAAGAAGGCTGCTTTCCTTAAAGAATTGAGAGAAAAGGTGATGAttctcttttagtttttttatcttCTGTTATGCATTTGAAGAGATGACAAAAAGCTATTGATGTTGCAGTTACTCTAGTATTCGTAAACATTTGTTTATTTTGAGCCAAGCGTTGAGTAGTAACTGCGTGTTTGAGTCATTCCCTGTTTTGTCTTGATGAAACATAATAATTTATCTATCCTGCGTTTTGTTTATATGAGTCCTCATTGTGGTCAGGTATCAAGTCTTGAGAGTCTTATGTCGAGAAACAAGGAGATGGTTGTGAAGACTGAAGGACCAGCAGAAGGATTTACTTTACCCTTCATTCTACTTGAGGTACTTCAAAAATCTCTTCCCCTGAAGTTTCTATCTAGCTCATGTCTTCTCCTCCATTATTGAATATATCTTCATCTtgaatttctctctctctctctgtagaCAAATCCTCATGCAGTAGTCGAAATCGAGATCTCTGAAGACATGCAACTTGTACACCTCGACTTCAATAAGTACTAAACAACACTTTTTCTGTTTTTCTGATATCAAATTTAGTTTTGCTATCTCTTGAATATGAGATTGATAAATCTTTTCTTTAACCCCTTGACTTTAGCACGCCTTTCTCGGTCCATGACGATGCTTACATATTGAAACTGATGCAAGAACacaagcagcagcagcagcagcagcggaACAGAGTTTCGTCGCCTTCCTCTACACATCAACACTCTTCTGCTCATTCTTCCTCCAGTTCTTGCATTGCTTCTGGAACCTCTGGCCCGGTTTGC
This genomic stretch from Brassica napus cultivar Da-Ae chromosome C9, Da-Ae, whole genome shotgun sequence harbors:
- the LOC106389535 gene encoding transcription factor-like protein DPA, which encodes MEMDLFVTPEKQRNHPPSVSLGKTPVRRKLIVDDDNEVVSEKKGQSRTSGGGLRQFSVMVCQKLEAKKITTYKEVADEIISDFATIKQNSEKPLNDNEYNEKNIRRRVYDALNVFMALDIIARDKKEIRWKGLPITCKKDVEEVKMDRNKIMNSVQKKAAFLKELREKVSSLESLMSRNKEMVVKTEGPAEGFTLPFILLETNPHAVVEIEISEDMQLVHLDFNNTPFSVHDDAYILKLMQEHKQQQQQQRNRVSSPSSTHQHSSAHSSSSSCIASGTSGPVCWNSGSIDTR